AGACGAAAAATGAAAGCACAAGCCTAATAAATTGGGTTATGGTTAAAGAATTGGGCCGACCCCTCTGTAAGCAATGACCATTTTCGTTCTAGTAGAGTTTTCCGAAACTGAGCTCCATGAATATTAATACAAACATACGAACATTAAACCAAAAGTCGTATAAGACGATACTAACTATACTCTGTTTCACAATAATTGTTTCTCTCGCGCACAACTACAGTCACAACATTTGATAAACAGTCGATAGTTCGATTTAAGTGGTTGGATTGTGCTTTGTTTACCGAAACTAAAATTAAATAAAACCACTTGTAGGTTTGTTTGGTTAGTTCTGCTTCGTTTTGGTTTGAATTCGATTCAGTCTTAGTTAAAAAGTAGCTAAATCTATGAAATTATTGATTATATTAAATAAAGATGTGGTTTTACTCCATGTTCTAAAAATCGGCCGCCTAGTCGCCTAGGCGCGCGTCACTCTTTCGCTCCGATTTATGCCAAATCGGTTTAAAAAATCGGATATCCGATTTTTTCCGCATAGACCGCCTAGCCGCCTAGGCGGCCGCCTAATCTATTTTTTTATTATTCTTTTATTTCTTTTTTATTTTTATTTTATTATTTTATTTTATTTTTTTTTGTTTTTATTTTATTTTAAATAGATTTTTTAAACCGATTTGGCATAAATCGGGGCGGCCGCCTAGGCGGCTCGGCGGCCGATTTTTATGATTTATAATTTTGATGAAAATTACACTATATTAAGTTTATATATTCTATTTGTGTGTTTTATACAATCTTAAACATGAAATATTCGAAAATTTTATAAATATTCATCATTTACACTATATTAAGTTTATATATTCTATTTGTCTGTTTTATACAATCTTAAACATGAAAATGTATTAATGTTATACACAATTAAAGATTAACATGTTTTATAACATAGTAAACCATCTAAAAATTCTGCTCCGCATAATTTTCGATTAATTCCCGATTTTCTCTTTAGGCGCTAGGTCCAACCCGACCGTCCGACTAGCGCCTAGCGCCTTCCCGAACAGGGGTTTTACTACAAAGATTAATAAGTTATTCTATCCGGTTCGGTTTGGTTCTACATTTTAGTAATTAGTAAATGACACCTACGAAGCAAAACAAACGTCACCAACACCGAAATAAAACCACCGTTCGGTGTAAATAGAAAATTAATAGAACTTTCAGGAGAGAAAAAGAAGCATGCAGAAGAACATGGAAATACTTAGATCAATGAGAATCAAACTAAAGGCAAAAGAAAAGCGAGAGATGAAGAATCTTAAAAGCCAAAATAAAAACAATAGACTATGATTAGAGAATAACTAAGCGCGAAGTAATCTCTTCTTTAACTTTATCGTCGATATTACTCATCAATCTCAGAAGCAGAGCACTCTCTGTTATGTTTTCACAAAGGATCTCAAATAAAACCAACGTCCAGGGTTCGATCTGCCGAGAAATAGGAGAAAAATGGGGTTTCTCTTTGGTTTGTTCATAGGAATCGCAGTTTCTATCGGTTTGGTCGTTTCATTTGCACGCTATTCTAATGTCAGATCCATTCGTCGAGCAGAATTGGTTAATATCAATTTTTCATTATAATGGTTTTTTCCTCTCATTGTGATGGTTTGCATGGAGATAATGAATAATATCTTCATTCGTTTTGTTAGGCGAGAACCATTGCTGCATTTGCAAGAATGACTGTTCAAGATTCAAGAAAACTTCTCCCTGGAGAATTTTACCCTTCTTGGGTTGTATTTTCACAGAGACAAAAGTTGAGATATTCTGTTTAATTACTATTTACATTATCTATTTTCCTTCCATAATTTATTGATGATATATATAAATGGATATTGATACTTGTCCTTGATAAAATTGCAGTTAAATTGGCTTAATCTTGAACTTGAAAAGATCTGGCCTTATGTAAACGAGGTAACTTTGAATCCTTTTTTAGTTTTTACACCATCTTTCTTATTAAAAATGTATTAGTTTTCATCTTTGATATATCCTCTGCTTACACATGTAGGCAGCTTCTGAGCTGATTCGAAGCAGTGTGGAACCAGTTCTTGAACAGTATACACCAGCTATGATAGCATCTCTCAAGTTCTCTAAATTGACACTAGGAACTGTGGCTCCTCAGTTCACAGGTTGGTTTCATTGGTTCCTATAAATAATAAGTACAGATTCTTAACAAAGAACAAATTATATAGGAGTTTTATAGTTATGGGTTAACTTCTTGGATCTTTTTACCGTCCATGCATTGGGTTATAGCTTAGTTTGTACATTGCAATAATAATACATTAAAAACCGTCGTGTTGCTCACTCATTTTTAGGAGTTTCCATCTTAGAAAATGAAAGTGGACCTAATGGAATTACAATGGAACTTGAAATGCAATGGGACGGTAATCCAAAAATCGTGTTGGATGTCAAAACTTTACTTGGTGTGGCTTTACCGATTGAGGTAACTCACTGGTAATGCTATTATTATAACGTTTACTATACATTATTTGTTCTAGATCTTTTCGTGTTGTTTGTACAGGTGAAAAATGTAGGATTCACGGGCGTTTTCAGGTTGATTTTCAAACCTCTTGTTGATGAGTTCCCTTGCTTTGGTGCACTTTCTTATTCACTGCGAGAGAAGGTAATATAGTAATGATCTTCAGTGATTGTTGCAATAATCTTTATTGTTATGTTATATAGTGATCTTGTTTTGTTTTGTGTGAACAGAAAGGGCTTGATTTTACTCTTAAGGTTGTTGGTGGTGAGTTAACATCGATTCCAGGGATTTCAGATGCACTCGAAGTATGCAAAAAATAATTTGATCTTATATCTTGAGCGTACTACTTATTATTGGTCAGCAATCTGTTTAACGTATGTTTCAGGAAACTATTCTTGACGCTATTGAAGATAGCATAACATGGCCCGTTAGGAAAATTATACCTATATTGCCTGGAGATTACAGGTTTTTACTTCTCTACGTTATACCATATGAATTTACTTTCAGTGAAGACAATATTTACGTAAATCTTAAATGTGTTTTGAAGTGATCTTGAGTTGAAACCAGTTGGAACATTGGACGTGAAGCTTGTGCAAGCAAAAGACTTATCTAACAAAGACTTGATTGGAAAATCTGATCCTTACGCTGTCGTATTCATTCGTCCATTGCCTAACAAAACTAAGAAGACCAAAACTATTGTAAGAAAATCTCCCTTTACCAAAAGATTCAGCTATCTTTTTTTTTATCTTGCTGATCATATGGATTGTGGGTAATTTTTTTTGTAATGTCGCATAGAGTAACTCGTTGAATCCAATTTGGAATGAACATTTTGAGTTCGTTGTGGAAGATGTATCAACTCAACATTTGACAGTAAGAGTCTTTGACGACGAAGGAGTCGGGTCTTCTCAGCTTATAGGAGCTGCTCAAGTACCGTTAAATGAACTTGAGCCCGGGAAAGTAAAAGATATTTGGTTGAAGTTAGTCAAGGATTTAGTGGTCCAAAGGGATACAAAAAATCGTGGTCAGGTTAGTATATATATATATACAAAGGGGGTAAGTATATATATATCATTCCTCATTGTTACAAGTTATCATAAAGCTAGGCCTACATAAAGCAAAGCAGACCGTCTATTACTATTATTACTATGTACAAAAGGAGCAATAGACTCTCATTCTAAAATAAAAATAATAATTTGAAATAAATAAATATATAAATTAGGATCTAAAAATTTTAGATTTTAATTTACTTCTAAATGTAGAGCATAATTTAAAAAATTAAACATTTATAAATATAACATTTACATTTTTAAAATATAATTACTTTTAAATATGCTACTAATATGTTTTTGAACCTGGTTTAGAAATACTTTCACCATAAAATCTCTTCAGAGTTTTAGTTATCACTATAAAATTGTAAGATATTATTATATATTTATATGTGGTGATATAGGTGCAACTGGAGCTCCTATACTGTCCCTTAGGCAAAGAAAGCGGATTCAAGAACCCGTTTAACCCGAACTACTCGTTGACCATTTTAGAGAAGGTACTTAAACCGGAAAGCGAGGATTCTGATGCTACGGATGTGAAAAGCTCGCAGAGCCCTAAAAAAACAGATGTGATTGTGAGAGGAGTGCTGTCTGTGACAGTGGTGGCTGCTGAAGACTTACCAGCTGTAGATTTTATGGGAAAGGCAGATCCATTTGTAGTTATCACGTTGAAAAAATCGGAAGCAAAATCCAAGACTAGGGTTGTACCGGATAGCTTGAATCCGGTTTGGAACCAGACGTTTGATTTTGTGGTGGAAGATGCTTTACATGATCTCTTGATTCTTGAAGTATGGGACCATGACAAATTTGGCAAGGTAAGATAAGTGCTACCTACATTCATGGTAAGCTCAACATGACTATGAATCTGTAGATTAATGTGTTTGGTCTGTTTTTTTTTGGAAGGATAAAATAGGGAGAGTGATAATGACGTTGACACGAGTGATGTTAGAAGGAGAGTTTCAAGAGTGGTATGCGTTAGACGGAGCTAAATCAGGGAAGCTTTGTATCCATCTCAAGTGGACTCCAAGGCTTAAGCTCAGAGACGCATCTTGATTCTAGTCTCAGCACATTACTTTTTAATTGTCCTCTCTTTGCCATTTTCTTTCTGTTGTGTCGTGTGTGCTGAATTGCTGATGACTGATGTTTGTCATCCTACCTTCCTTGCCAGAGAAGAAGTAATATAAATAATATCAAACAGACACTTTTGTTCATACTATTTAAAGTTTACTGAATTGAGGTATTCGTGTATATTGATTTTGGCCTTTTGGGGACATTTGATTAGAAAATTATATTTGATTAGAAAATTATTCAAAAATATATATACTGATTTCCTACAATTTCTGAAGTGCTTTACATTACGCGGATACCGGCCCTCGTGCATATTTAGCGGGAGCAAAAAAAATTTCATGTTTACTTTTTCTTATGGATTTTAAAGGAACATACATAAATTTGATAGAATTCCTCTAAATTCTATAAAAAATTGAATCTTTGTATATTTATAAAGTTTATAGGATTTATAGGAGAGAGATCTAACAAAAAAAAACGCTTTATAAAAATGGTAAGTACTATTTTGTTGAGATTTTATGATATATTATATTATGACTAGAATATATTGTCAACAACAATTTGAAATTTTGTAACTAGTATTTTATGATAAATGCAATTTTTAGGGATTTTTATGAAAACGTCTGCAAAAAGAGATATATGTTATTTTAATTCTTTTATTTTTAGGTGAGTTTGTGAAAGGAGATTTGGTTGAATTATGCAGCATAAGATTATACAATATTCGTGAGTTTTTATTTAATAACTAGATGTTTTGTCTGCACATGCAGATATAATTTTTTATTAGTTTTTTTCTAGTATTAAAATTTCATCAAATCTTTTAAAACACTGCAAAAGTTTTTACTTATGAATTATTTCAAATTCATTGAATTCCTGGGTCCAATACCACCTCTTAAGTTTGTTAAGGAATTTCCAATTATCCTTTGACTAAATCAAACAAATCGATATAATTGAGTTGAATGTAACCTATGTTTCCTTTTCATTTAAAAATTATTTATATATGTAGATAATCATAACATAAATTTATGTCTCTCAATCCTGGAAGAAAAAAACGAAAACTATATTTTGCTTGGAACCGAACCAAATCCAACCTAAACAACACTTAAGAGAATCACGTTTAGTTACTTGAGTGTCTGTGTCATTGACCAATAATAATTGAATTTGTGAAGTTAAACCAAACCGGGTTAGACAGTCGAAGAGTAACAAATATAAATAGAAGAGTAAGGGAAGTAAGAGAGTAATAAACCTAAGAAAAAACAAACAACCCTAAAATTCTCAAGTTTATCTTTTCAGAATCCAAATCACGCCTTGATGAAGAAAAAGAAGAACGATACTATTTAATGGCGGATCTGACTTGTACTACACCGTTTGTGTTATATCCATTACTCCTCATCATCCTCTTCTTCTACTCCCTTAACCACCATACCGGATTTCTCTCCTCTGTCGTCAACGATGATCCTTCTTGTCATCACTCCGTCGCCTCTTCATCTGTGTTCTCTTCCTTCAGATTCTTCCCTCTTCGTTCTTCTTCCTCTTGTCTCACCACTCTCAACAACGTACTTACAATCTTCCTTTTCATTTCTTCAGTATAAGTTTAGTTTCTTTTGTGATGTATTCTAGGTTTATTTTAGCTACGAGGTGTTATATTAATTTTATTACTTTTAATTTGATTAATGTTGTTTAAACTAAAACAGTCGTCGTCATCAGAAGTTACGGTGGTAGATGAAGCGGCGGAGAGAATCGAAGAGGGTTTGGCGATGGCGAGAGCCGCCATACAGAAAGCCGGAGAAGTGGATTTCCGGAAGAATAGTTCGGATTTGGGATTAGTGTCAAATGGATCTATCTATCTCAACGCTTTTGCTTTTCATCAGTTAAGACCTTTTCTTTCTCCTATTTTTACGTAGTCTCTATCTATCTATCTTATGAAAAATATACAAATTAGTATATAACCTCTCTCTATATATTTACTTGTAGTTATAAATTAAGTACATGTTTTGAAAAAATATAAAATTAGTATATAGTTTAACTTAGCAACATTAGTGTGTAGTTTGATCACTAGGTAATTCCCTTTATTAGATTTGAATTAGTTAGCCTTTTTTTTAGCTAAAGACAAGTTAGGCTTGATAAAATGTGGAGACTAAACAATTATTGTGTAGCTAACAAGTAGGTTCTCGTTGGCATATATGTACT
This genomic interval from Brassica oleracea var. oleracea cultivar TO1000 chromosome C2, BOL, whole genome shotgun sequence contains the following:
- the LOC106326731 gene encoding synaptotagmin-4 translates to MGFLFGLFIGIAVSIGLVVSFARYSNVRSIRRAELARTIAAFARMTVQDSRKLLPGEFYPSWVVFSQRQKLNWLNLELEKIWPYVNEAASELIRSSVEPVLEQYTPAMIASLKFSKLTLGTVAPQFTGVSILENESGPNGITMELEMQWDGNPKIVLDVKTLLGVALPIEVKNVGFTGVFRLIFKPLVDEFPCFGALSYSLREKKGLDFTLKVVGGELTSIPGISDALEETILDAIEDSITWPVRKIIPILPGDYSDLELKPVGTLDVKLVQAKDLSNKDLIGKSDPYAVVFIRPLPNKTKKTKTISNSLNPIWNEHFEFVVEDVSTQHLTVRVFDDEGVGSSQLIGAAQVPLNELEPGKVKDIWLKLVKDLVVQRDTKNRGQVQLELLYCPLGKESGFKNPFNPNYSLTILEKVLKPESEDSDATDVKSSQSPKKTDVIVRGVLSVTVVAAEDLPAVDFMGKADPFVVITLKKSEAKSKTRVVPDSLNPVWNQTFDFVVEDALHDLLILEVWDHDKFGKDKIGRVIMTLTRVMLEGEFQEWYALDGAKSGKLCIHLKWTPRLKLRDAS